From Garra rufa chromosome 19, GarRuf1.0, whole genome shotgun sequence, the proteins below share one genomic window:
- the capslb gene encoding calcyphosine-like b: MAGTSRHDREMAISAKKQLTNCTDPIERLRLQCLARGSAGIKGLGRTFRIMDDDNSRTLDMKEFLKGLSDYGMLIEKEEAMNLFQQFDKDGSGLIDFDEFLITLRPPMSNARKEVVLQAFKKLDKTGDGVITIEDLRGVYNVKNHPKYRNGEWTEDQVFRKFLDSFDSPDDKDGKVTKEEFLNYYSGVSASIDTDIYFIVMMKNAWKLD, encoded by the exons ATGGCAGGTACATCGCGGCATGACCGAGAGATGGCAATCAGTGCCAAGAAGCAGCTGACGAATTGTACAGACCCTATTGAGCGTCTGAGGCTACAGTGTTTGGCACGAGGGTCTGCAGGAATCAAGGGACTGGGCAG AACTTTTAGGATCATGGATGATGACAATAGTCGCACACTAGATATGAAAGAGTTTCTGAAAGGCCTGAGTGACTATGGCATGCTCATCGAGAAAGAAGAGGCCATGAATCTTTTTCAGCAATTTGACAAGGACGGCAGTGGATTAATCGATTTTGATGAATTCCTTATCACTTTGAGG CCACCCATGTCTAATGCCAGAAAGGAGGTGGTGCTACAGGCATTCAAAAAGCTGGATAAGACCGGAGATGGTGTGATTACAATCGAGGATCTGAGAGGAGTATACAATGTCAAAAATCACCCGAAATACCGAAACGGTGAGTGGACCGAAGATCAAGTATTCCGGAAATTCCTGGACAGTTTTGACTCTCCAGATGACAAGGATGGGAAG GTCACAAAAGAGGAGTTTTTGAACTACTACTCCGGCGTGAGCGCATCCATTGACACAGATATCTACTTTATTGTAATGATGAAAAATGCATGGAAGCTTGACTAA
- the lmbrd2b gene encoding G-protein coupled receptor-associated protein LMBRD2B, with product MSGAALGIEIVVVFFLALFLLHRYGDFKKQQRMVLFGTLLAWYLCFLIVFILPLDVSTTIYKQCLIDHDAHAQTPSVSPVLSNQTTPNTSISPNKSTQHVCYKPWSYIPDGIMPVFWRVVYWTSQCLTWLLLPFMQSYARSGGFSITGKIKTALIENAIYYGTYLFIFGSLLIYVAVHPQWHLSWYELQTIGITAANTWGLFLLVLLLGYGLVEIPRSYWEASRQGHLLIKTYFKAAKLMTEKADSEENLEDVMEEVRKINESIKYNHPLRKNVDTILRKCPVEYQEKMGRNMDDYEDFDDKQNTYPTERSLSKLHKQVIYAVQRHNRTRVQWQILLEQAFHLEDVAKNETSTSRQFVHSFAPPEPVGWFRRYIYTPTVEWYWECLLKQWFYRVLSVVLSLFSVAVVWSECTFFSTHPVLSLFAVFIQLAERDYNYLYIEMACFITIFFLCTCVYSTVFRIRVFNYYYLASHHQTDAYSLQFSSMLFCRLTPPLCLNFLGLIHMDSAISHQAKQQTAYTSIMGSMRVLSFIANGFYIYYPMLIVILCIATYFSLGTRCLNLLGFQQFMGDNEMTSDLIDEGRELLRREKRKRQRIEDGENRRREWRERYAQRDEAASRNRMSMSELKETNYGETLNSNTNRQAKYTRSGSQTGRDSIELLQDAEPLDFNAETLTDDPLQSEPGRHTGGRYLSMSSSRSRIFDDV from the exons ATGAGTGGGGCGGCGCTGGGAATAGAGATTGTGGTCGTTTTTTTCCTGGCTCTCTTCCTCCTGCATCGCTATGGCGACTTCAAGAAGCAGCAGCGCATGGTTCTCTTTGGCACACTGCTGGCTTGGTATTTATGCTTTCTCATCGTCTTCATTCTTCCCCTGGACGTCAGCACG ACAATCTACAAGCAGTGTTTAATTGATCACGACGCACATGCCCAGACGCCCTCGGTGAGCCCTGTCCTTTCAAACCAGACGACTCCAAATACCTCTATCTCACCCAATAAAAG CACCCAACATGTGTGCTATAAACCATGGAGCTACATTCCAGATGGCATCATGCCCGTGTTCTGGAGGGTTGTTTATTGGACCTCACAGTGTCTCACTTG GCTCCTTCTGCCATTCATGCAGTCGTATGCTCGCTCTGGAGGATTCTCCATTACCGGAAAGATCAAAACGGCTCTCATTGAGAATGCCATCTATTATGGCACATATCTTTTCATCTTCGGCTCTCTTCTCATCTATGTGGCTGTGCATCCTCAGTGGCACCTTTCCTG GTATGAGCTTCAAACCATCGGCATCACTGCGGCCAACACTTGGGGTCTGTTTCTTCTAGTGTTGCTGTTGGGCTACGGCCTGGTCGAAATCCCTCGCTCATATTGGGAAGCCTCTCGCCAGGGTCACCTTCTCATCAAGACTTACTTCAAAGCAGCCAAGCTCATGACAGAGAAAGCGGATTCAGAGGAGAACCTAGAAGATGTCATGGAG GAAGTGCGAAAAATCAATGAATCAATCAAATATAATCATCCATTGAGGAAGAACGTGGACACCATTCTCCGAAAG TGTCCAGTTGAATATCAGGAGAAAATGGGCAGGAATATGGATGACTATGAGGATTTTGATGATAAACAAAACACATATCCCACTGAAAGAAGTCTTTCGAAACTACACAAGCAG GTGATTTACGCCGTGCAGCGGCACAATCGCACTCGCGTTCAGTGGCAGATATTGCTGGAACAGGCTTTCCATCTCGAGGACGTTGCCAAGAACGAAACCAGCACCTCTCGGCAGTTCGTTCACAGTTTTGCCCCTCCAGAACCTGTAGGCTGGTTCAGACGCTACATTTATACTCCCACAGTAG AGTGGTACTGGGAGTGTTTGCTGAAGCAGTGGTTTTACCGCGTACTGTCTGTGGTTCTGTCGCTGTTTTCGGTGGCTGTGGTTTGGTCCGAGTGCACTTTTTTCAGCACTCATCCCGTTCTGTCACTCTTTGCTGTGTTTATCCAGCTTGCTGAGAGGGATTACAACTACCTGTACATTGAG ATGGCGTGCTTCATTACCATCTTTTTCCTTTGCACCTGTGTCTACTCCACTGTGTTTCGCATCCGAGTCTTCAACTACTACTACCTGGCCTCACATCACCAAACCGACGCTTACAGCCTGCAATTCAGCAGCAT GCTTTTTTGCCGCTTGACTCCCCCACTTTGTCTAAACTTTCTGGGACTGATTCACATGGATTCTGCCATATCCCACCAAGCAAAGCAGCAGACGGCATACACCTCT ATCATGGGTTCCATGCGAGTCCTGTCCTTCATTGCCAACGGCTTCTACATCTATTACCCCATGCTGATCGTCATTCTTTGCATTGCTACATACTTCAG TCTTGGCACACGATGCCTGAACCTCCTGGGTTTCCAGCAGTTCATGGGAGACAATGAAATGACCTCTGACCTCATAGATGAAGGCAGAGAACTCCTGCGCAGAG AAAAAAGAAAACGCCAAAGAATAGAAGATGGAGAGAACAGACGAAGA GAATGGAGAGAGCGTTATGCACAGCGAGATGAGGCTGCTTCCAGAAACCGGATGTCCATGTCTGAGTTGAAGGAAACCAACTATGGCGAAACCCTAAATTCAAACACAAACCGGC AGGCCAAGTACACCCGTAGCGGCAGCCAGACAGGGCGAGACAGCATTGAGTTGTTGCAGGACGCTGAGCCGTTGGATTTTAATGCTGAAACACTCACTGATGACCCTTTGCAATCTGAACCTGGCAG ACATACCGGTGGAAGGTACCTCTCAATGTCGTCTTCTCGAAGCCGAATCTTTGATGATGTTTGA